Below is a genomic region from Balneola sp. MJW-20.
AAATAATGCGATCCCACTGATAATCGGTGCACTGTTTAGTCAGGAGATAGTGGGCTGGTTTGGACTAAGTTTCATGATATGTATGGCCCCCGTTCAGTTACTGGGAACAGCAGCGTATCAGGTATACAGTCAGAAAATATCTGTGCTGTTTAATTCAGGAGAAAGCCTGAATGCCTATACCCTGAAAACGATTAAAACTCTGGGGAAGATAGCTGTTATTCCATTCTCACTGCTGTTGGCATTCGGCCCGAAACTGTTCAGTCTGATACTCGGGGAGGAATGGTATGCATCCGGTGAATATGCTCAGATCCTGGCTCCTTACCTCTTCGTGGGATTTCTTCTATCGCCGCTCACTTATCTGCCTCTGGTGTTTAATGAGCATAAAAAGGCTCTGTACTTTGAGATCCTGTCTACCTCATTCAAGATATTGTCAATTCTTGGCGGAGCCTACCTGGGAAGTATATATACAGCACTTCTGTTGTTTAGCGGAAGCGGAATTATCATTCATCTGGTCACCCTGGCATGGATCCTGAATTTAACCCGCCGTTCTAGTTCCTGATATTCTGAATAGCTACATAGGTGGTCAGGATACCTGTGACCGTAGTTATAGCCGTCAACACCAGTTGAATGCGCTGGTTTTTAAGCTGAGCTTTCTGCACTTCATATGCTCTCAAAGAATTGAGTTCCTCAACCGGTACCCGGTCAACGAAGATACGGTCTCCGGATTCCAGGTCCGTCTGGCCGGGCCGGAACCAGGTGGAATTCCCTGATTTAATAATGAAAACGCGTTGCTCATCAGCTGAAAGAGAGAACCCGCCGGCACGGTCAATATAATCGTAAGCGTTGGTGCTTGATTCAGTGAATGGAAAATATCCGGGATTGTTAACCTGTCCGAATACAAATACCGTGTTCTCATTTCGGGGAATGTACAAGCGGTCACCGTCAAATAGCTTAAGGCTCGACATCTGTTCCCGGTCCTCCAGATCTATAAACACCTTGTCCTGGCTGAGCCTGGTTTCTGCTTCCAGATATTCCAGTCCCTGCACCAGCTGATCAGAGGTCCGGCGCATAAGGTCTGCATTGAATTTATTGGGGATCTCATTTCTAACCCCGCCGGCTCTCATCAGGTATGCCGCCTGCGGAAGTGCTCTATCAGTAAGTCCGCCGGCCAGATCCAGAAACTCCAGGGCAGAGGTTTCACCGGACAGTATTGGAAAATTTCCAGGGATCTCAACTTCTCCGTAAACCCAGGCGGAAGCCGAATTATTGATCTCATTGCTGAAAGGGGCAACAACCCGGTCATTGGGCTGAAGCATAAAACTACTCCATTGGGAGGGATCCAGCTCGATCTTCTGGATTCCGGAAGCTTCTCTTCTGAAAATATAGAGATAGGAGGTGTCTGCCAGTTCTTCGAAACCACCGCCTATATCCAGCAAATGTTGCGGGGTATCTCCGGGTGAGAACTCAAATTCGTAATCTGCTTTTACCGCCCCGGATATACTCACCTTCGGAGATTCAATGTTAAGTCTGTCGATAGTGATCACATCACCATCCTCGACCACAGGATTGTAACGGGTATCCCCGGTTCTCAGGTAGCTTATAATATCTGCGGATATCCTGGATCCGTCGTTTCTTTCAACTGAGATATTGCGAAGAGATAGATTTCCCTTTTCGATCAGGTTACCGGTATTTGAAAGGGAAGTATTGCGAAGGTCGCGGGTGCCATCATTAATAGACTGGTAAACCGCCTGATCAACCCTTGACTGGGATGGGATCAGATATTTACCGGGATGGGCAACAGCTCCTTTTACCATGATGTATACCGGCCGCGGACTTTCGAGTGTAATACTGACCTTAGCATCCTGAACAAATCCCCTTGCGGATTTTTGGATCATTTCTTCAGCCTCTTTAATGGTCAAACCGTTAACTTCAACAGGTCCTATCATGGGCAGGGTGATGTCTCCCTGAGGATTAACAATAAGTCCGCGGACAAAGATCTCCTGAGAGGCATCCACTTTTACAGAGAGCAGATCATTTACTCCCAGTTTATATGATTCAATATTGATAGGCTGTTCCAGAGGTAATTGTCTGGATGAAATCTGAAACCCGAGCGGATCTATAAAATAGGCGCCATTAAAGACATCGAAATTAAGGTTCATCCCTGTGCCGGTGCTGTTGGCATTGTTGGTGGTATTCTGGTTGCCATTATTCTGAGCCCAGGCACTCGAACCAAGTATGCAGATAAGCAGAACCGGTAGAATCAGCTTAAAATTGTTTATGATCATGATTTACTGCTATTTAGCGAT
It encodes:
- a CDS encoding SLBB domain-containing protein, with translation MIINNFKLILPVLLICILGSSAWAQNNGNQNTTNNANSTGTGMNLNFDVFNGAYFIDPLGFQISSRQLPLEQPINIESYKLGVNDLLSVKVDASQEIFVRGLIVNPQGDITLPMIGPVEVNGLTIKEAEEMIQKSARGFVQDAKVSITLESPRPVYIMVKGAVAHPGKYLIPSQSRVDQAVYQSINDGTRDLRNTSLSNTGNLIEKGNLSLRNISVERNDGSRISADIISYLRTGDTRYNPVVEDGDVITIDRLNIESPKVSISGAVKADYEFEFSPGDTPQHLLDIGGGFEELADTSYLYIFRREASGIQKIELDPSQWSSFMLQPNDRVVAPFSNEINNSASAWVYGEVEIPGNFPILSGETSALEFLDLAGGLTDRALPQAAYLMRAGGVRNEIPNKFNADLMRRTSDQLVQGLEYLEAETRLSQDKVFIDLEDREQMSSLKLFDGDRLYIPRNENTVFVFGQVNNPGYFPFTESSTNAYDYIDRAGGFSLSADEQRVFIIKSGNSTWFRPGQTDLESGDRIFVDRVPVEELNSLRAYEVQKAQLKNQRIQLVLTAITTVTGILTTYVAIQNIRN